A single genomic interval of Alteromonas sp. CI.11.F.A3 harbors:
- the zapE gene encoding cell division protein ZapE, with product MTPWEKYQADLTSPEFQYDAAQENAVKELQRLFEELTQPEKKHTWRVKLKSAFGKGQKNAGIQGIYFYGGVGRGKTYLVDTFYDCLPFENKMRVHFHRFMHRIHDELKQLTNAQDPLKTIAAKLAKETKVICFDEFFVSDITDAMILGTLMEELFGYGIVLVATSNIVPDDLYKNGLQRARFLPAIDLINQNTRVINVDSGVDYRLRTLEQAEIYHYPLDGDAIKNLHSYFTQLAPEAGSENQTIEVNNRQIDTLRDADGVLMIEFNALCGGPRSQSDYIELSRCYHSVLLANVKEMGQHNDDVARRFIAMVDEFYERHVKLIISAEVAMDNLYGEGLLNFEFRRCLSRLSEMQSHEYLATEHLP from the coding sequence ATGACGCCATGGGAAAAATATCAAGCAGATTTGACGTCGCCTGAATTTCAGTACGATGCAGCACAAGAAAATGCGGTTAAAGAATTACAGCGTTTATTTGAGGAGTTAACTCAGCCAGAGAAAAAACATACGTGGCGGGTAAAGCTTAAGTCGGCATTTGGTAAAGGCCAAAAGAACGCTGGCATTCAAGGCATTTACTTTTATGGCGGTGTAGGTAGAGGAAAAACCTATTTGGTAGATACCTTTTACGATTGCCTGCCGTTTGAAAATAAAATGCGTGTGCACTTTCACCGGTTTATGCACCGAATTCATGACGAGCTTAAGCAGCTTACCAACGCACAAGACCCGTTAAAAACCATTGCGGCCAAGTTAGCCAAAGAAACCAAGGTAATTTGTTTTGATGAGTTTTTTGTATCCGACATTACCGATGCCATGATCTTAGGCACGCTAATGGAAGAGCTTTTCGGCTATGGCATTGTGCTGGTGGCAACATCAAACATTGTTCCAGATGATTTGTACAAAAATGGCCTTCAGCGTGCACGCTTTTTACCGGCTATCGATTTAATCAATCAAAATACACGTGTTATAAATGTAGATAGTGGTGTGGACTATCGGCTTCGTACTCTTGAACAAGCAGAAATTTATCATTACCCCCTTGATGGCGATGCGATTAAGAATTTACATAGTTACTTTACGCAGTTAGCACCTGAAGCGGGTTCAGAAAACCAAACAATAGAAGTGAATAACAGGCAAATAGACACCCTTAGAGATGCTGATGGTGTGTTAATGATAGAATTTAATGCGCTGTGCGGTGGCCCGCGAAGTCAAAGCGATTATATCGAGCTAAGTCGTTGTTACCACTCAGTGTTATTGGCTAACGTAAAAGAGATGGGTCAACATAATGACGATGTTGCACGCCGCTTTATTGCCATGGTAGATGAATTTTACGAACGCCATGTAAAGCTGATTATTTCTGCCGAAGTCGCGATGGACAATTTGTACGGCGAGGGGTTGCTAAACTTTGAATTTAGACGCTGTTTAAGCCGTTTGAGCGAAATGCAATCGCACGAATACTTAGCCACTGAGCACTTACCTTAA
- a CDS encoding DUF421 domain-containing protein has product MFSAVPTLDILLKGLLLTTMSMFWVVLLVRVNGLRSFSKMTNFDFVMTVAVGSLLASASQTNSWSAFFQAMIAMAALFLVQFVTARLRRRSDKIEALMQNTPVILMRDGEIIDSALAETRVARSDLMAKLREANVLDMQQVRAVVLETTGDISVLHGNHCADEVLEGTRTIQKE; this is encoded by the coding sequence ATGTTTAGCGCCGTACCTACTCTGGATATACTGCTTAAAGGCTTACTGCTAACCACCATGAGCATGTTTTGGGTGGTGTTGCTGGTACGAGTGAATGGACTACGTTCTTTTTCAAAAATGACCAATTTTGATTTCGTGATGACAGTGGCAGTAGGTTCGTTACTAGCAAGTGCGTCTCAAACCAATAGTTGGAGCGCGTTCTTTCAGGCCATGATTGCTATGGCGGCACTGTTCTTAGTGCAGTTCGTAACAGCGCGATTACGCAGACGCTCCGATAAAATTGAAGCACTGATGCAAAATACCCCTGTTATATTAATGCGCGACGGTGAAATTATTGATTCCGCGCTAGCTGAAACCCGGGTGGCTCGTAGCGATCTTATGGCAAAGCTTCGAGAAGCAAACGTACTAGACATGCAACAGGTTAGAGCGGTAGTGCTGGAAACCACAGGCGACATTTCAGTGCTTCATGGCAACCATTGTGCAGATGAAGTGCTAGAAGGGACGAGAACAATTCAAAAAGAGTAA
- a CDS encoding DUF2306 domain-containing protein, whose translation MLAKSTLAPNSINPETQASDPLTPTTLSAASKLYDTSQKIGFSCLLITQAFFVSYLIAGYGFTGITQGVSQWNRFNSTAFVAGDSLGNAMYGAHVLLAIVMIIGGSLQLIPVIRRKYKTFHKYNGRLFVTLACSISLAGMYLLLSRGTVGNPLLHGLTAFSGGMVIVSSFFAIRAIRNANVALHQRWALHLFLAANGVLFFRLFIFAWMTLFGTLGINTANFTGPAVISVSVLSYVAPHIIAQLIWMVNVNATDSATGNSNRTSLLKHLISVTLLVVSAIFLIGLFGLTLGSWYPAVIA comes from the coding sequence ATGTTGGCGAAAAGTACCTTAGCACCCAATTCTATAAACCCTGAAACCCAAGCATCTGATCCACTAACACCTACTACCTTATCGGCCGCATCGAAGCTGTACGATACCAGTCAGAAAATAGGATTTTCTTGCTTGCTTATCACACAAGCTTTCTTTGTTAGTTACCTGATTGCAGGTTATGGCTTTACAGGTATAACCCAAGGGGTGTCTCAATGGAATCGCTTTAACAGCACGGCCTTTGTTGCGGGAGATTCACTTGGCAATGCCATGTATGGCGCACATGTTTTATTGGCGATAGTGATGATCATTGGCGGAAGCTTGCAACTTATTCCAGTCATTAGGCGTAAATATAAAACCTTTCATAAATATAATGGCCGGCTTTTTGTCACTCTTGCATGCAGTATTTCATTAGCAGGTATGTATCTTCTTCTATCCAGGGGCACCGTAGGCAACCCTTTGCTACATGGGTTAACGGCTTTTTCGGGCGGAATGGTGATTGTAAGTAGTTTCTTTGCGATTCGCGCGATAAGAAACGCCAATGTGGCACTACATCAACGATGGGCGCTACATTTATTTTTAGCCGCCAATGGCGTGCTCTTTTTTAGGCTGTTCATTTTCGCTTGGATGACATTATTTGGCACTCTTGGCATTAACACCGCAAACTTTACTGGCCCTGCAGTAATAAGTGTAAGTGTGCTGTCCTACGTAGCACCTCATATTATTGCGCAGCTAATATGGATGGTTAACGTTAATGCTACCGACAGTGCTACTGGCAATAGCAATCGAACTTCCCTACTAAAACACCTCATAAGCGTAACGCTGTTGGTTGTCTCTGCTATCTTTCTTATTGGTCTTTTTGGCTTAACATTGGGGAGCTGGTATCCGGCAGTTATCGCCTAG
- a CDS encoding YebC/PmpR family DNA-binding transcriptional regulator, with amino-acid sequence MGRAFEVRKAAMAKTAGAKTKVYSKYGKEIYVCAKNGGADPDTNLSLRRLMEKAKKDQVPGHVIDKAIDKAAGGAGEDFQPMRYEGFGPGNCMVIVDCLSDNANRTITEVRNCFTKTNAKLGAQGAVSHMFDHQAVFQFDGDDEDAILEVLMEADVDVTEVEGEDGKITVYAPHTEYFQVKTALTQAYPDISFDAEEMSWIPQTESEISEEDMPMFEKFMDMLNDCDDVQDVYHNGITPN; translated from the coding sequence ATGGGAAGAGCATTCGAAGTAAGAAAAGCCGCCATGGCCAAGACCGCTGGCGCGAAAACTAAAGTGTATTCTAAGTACGGAAAAGAAATTTACGTGTGCGCTAAAAACGGCGGCGCCGATCCAGATACTAACTTATCACTTCGCCGTTTAATGGAAAAAGCGAAAAAAGACCAAGTACCAGGTCATGTTATCGATAAAGCTATTGATAAAGCCGCTGGTGGCGCGGGTGAAGACTTTCAACCTATGCGTTATGAAGGTTTCGGCCCAGGCAACTGCATGGTTATTGTGGATTGTCTTTCTGACAACGCTAACCGTACCATTACTGAAGTACGTAACTGCTTTACTAAAACTAATGCAAAGCTTGGCGCACAAGGCGCGGTGTCGCACATGTTCGATCACCAAGCCGTATTCCAATTTGATGGCGACGACGAAGACGCTATTTTAGAAGTTTTGATGGAAGCGGATGTTGATGTGACTGAAGTGGAAGGCGAAGACGGCAAAATTACCGTTTATGCGCCGCATACTGAGTACTTCCAAGTTAAAACTGCACTTACCCAAGCCTACCCAGATATTAGCTTCGACGCAGAAGAGATGAGCTGGATCCCGCAAACGGAATCAGAGATCAGCGAAGAAGACATGCCTATGTTCGAAAAATTCATGGACATGCTGAACGACTGCGACGACGTACAAGACGTTTACCATAATGGTATAACACCGAACTAA
- a CDS encoding helix-turn-helix domain-containing protein has product MLIHAFKNDKQTVNYLVAIFSASLCMVATQKLSADTLGVYQYVIGLATCATCNVVWLIARTLFRKHNPLSRRHIAVAFVVAGLVIFNQTWHLVVSSDIPNLLTQAQMLKLKQGMNEITTLLSSSILALSFWEALRGFENKNSIQKRQSIVFATAFFLGLFNSSILPKFLFTPTEIEYYAPWLICSSAMLILGAIQYVVRSQKMSVQLRGRIKNHQQNEPRNQVNAGTPSQSLNVVISDSSCLTSTSSERDAIQQDEAIDMAIVKGINTLIHQEKIFLQPNLKIAHLAQALDTSEYKVSKAIRGYFAAANFNLFVNQFRVKHAKQLLRDNECQQWSILVIALESGFSSLATFNRVFKAISGQMPNEYRKQGSTMTYSVPNL; this is encoded by the coding sequence ATGCTTATTCATGCATTCAAAAATGATAAGCAGACAGTTAACTATTTAGTCGCCATATTTAGTGCATCGCTTTGTATGGTGGCCACGCAGAAATTAAGTGCTGATACTCTTGGCGTGTATCAGTATGTTATTGGGCTAGCAACCTGTGCGACATGCAATGTGGTTTGGTTAATTGCAAGAACGCTATTTCGAAAACATAACCCCTTAAGCCGCAGGCATATTGCGGTAGCATTTGTAGTAGCAGGGTTAGTGATATTTAATCAAACGTGGCACTTAGTAGTATCGAGCGATATTCCTAATCTGCTAACCCAAGCACAAATGCTTAAACTTAAACAGGGAATGAATGAAATTACGACCTTGCTTTCATCAAGCATTTTAGCGTTGTCGTTTTGGGAAGCGTTGCGCGGGTTCGAGAACAAAAATAGCATCCAAAAGCGCCAGTCGATAGTCTTTGCCACAGCCTTTTTTCTTGGCCTATTTAACTCATCAATATTACCTAAATTTCTATTCACGCCTACAGAGATTGAATATTATGCACCTTGGTTAATATGTTCTTCAGCAATGCTAATTCTTGGCGCCATTCAGTACGTGGTTCGCTCGCAAAAAATGAGTGTTCAGCTACGTGGACGAATAAAAAACCACCAACAGAATGAACCACGAAACCAAGTGAACGCTGGCACACCTAGTCAGTCATTAAATGTCGTCATCTCTGATTCTTCTTGTCTTACTAGCACTAGCAGTGAGCGCGACGCAATACAACAAGATGAAGCAATTGATATGGCTATCGTGAAAGGAATAAATACGTTAATTCATCAAGAAAAAATATTTTTGCAACCAAATTTAAAAATAGCTCATTTAGCGCAAGCGTTAGATACCTCGGAATATAAAGTCAGTAAAGCCATAAGAGGCTACTTTGCTGCGGCCAACTTTAACTTGTTTGTGAATCAGTTTAGGGTAAAGCACGCTAAGCAACTATTACGAGATAACGAATGCCAGCAATGGAGTATTTTAGTAATAGCATTAGAGAGTGGGTTTTCATCCTTAGCAACATTCAATCGGGTGTTTAAAGCTATCTCAGGGCAAATGCCGAATGAATATAGGAAACAGGGGAGTACGATGACTTATAGTGTGCCGAACCTATAA
- a CDS encoding ZapG family protein, with protein sequence MELLVSLALLVVGLIIGFFIGRFVQTKTGGNNAAQTEQQVKEILAQQAQHHIHQTRQSLEGIEGQCETLKQQIEEYEALLTQSSDDEDAKVPFYGEQATSYLRNNLKSSEKSKVNKVSDTQPKDFANSGSGLFVGGSEQSTADKS encoded by the coding sequence ATGGAACTGTTAGTGTCTCTTGCTTTACTAGTGGTGGGTTTAATCATTGGCTTTTTTATAGGTCGTTTTGTACAAACCAAAACGGGCGGGAATAACGCGGCTCAAACAGAGCAGCAAGTGAAAGAGATATTAGCTCAGCAAGCTCAACATCACATTCATCAAACCCGTCAAAGCCTTGAAGGTATTGAAGGTCAGTGCGAAACACTGAAGCAACAAATTGAAGAATACGAAGCATTGCTTACGCAAAGCAGTGACGATGAAGACGCCAAAGTGCCCTTTTATGGCGAACAAGCGACGTCTTACCTTCGCAACAATTTAAAAAGTTCTGAAAAGTCTAAAGTGAATAAAGTATCCGACACCCAACCAAAAGATTTTGCGAATTCAGGGTCGGGTCTATTCGTCGGCGGTTCTGAGCAATCTACCGCAGACAAGTCATAA
- a CDS encoding phage tail protein — MNKLTCWIIGATAVTGSMFTPHAIACPSNPTIAQMCVVGFNFAPRGWAFANGQLLPISQNTTLFSLIGTTYGGDGRTTMQLPDARGRVLIGAGQGPGLSNYRLGQTGGVESVTLSIQDMAIHNHSATSTANITVEITGTLQLTGASGRANQASLNANTMARTSGSTRVYAVANGDVPVVDMHADSIVVTLPTIDVNGTGETTLGDAGGSQAHENRAPSLAMHWIIALEGIYPSRS, encoded by the coding sequence ATGAATAAATTAACGTGTTGGATTATTGGTGCGACAGCAGTAACTGGGTCTATGTTCACTCCTCATGCCATAGCGTGCCCATCGAATCCAACCATTGCGCAAATGTGTGTGGTAGGTTTTAACTTTGCACCCCGAGGGTGGGCGTTTGCAAACGGCCAGTTATTACCTATTTCTCAAAATACTACTCTGTTTTCACTGATTGGCACTACCTATGGTGGTGATGGCCGAACAACTATGCAGTTACCCGATGCCAGAGGGCGTGTTTTAATTGGCGCAGGTCAAGGGCCTGGCTTATCTAACTACAGGCTGGGGCAGACTGGCGGTGTTGAGTCAGTAACACTATCAATTCAAGATATGGCTATTCATAACCACAGTGCCACATCCACCGCTAATATCACTGTTGAAATTACCGGTACACTGCAACTAACGGGCGCTAGCGGCAGAGCAAATCAAGCTTCTCTAAATGCAAATACCATGGCCAGAACGAGTGGCTCTACGCGAGTCTATGCGGTGGCAAATGGTGATGTTCCTGTTGTTGATATGCATGCGGATAGTATTGTAGTTACTTTGCCAACAATTGATGTTAATGGCACAGGCGAGACAACACTTGGAGATGCCGGTGGCAGCCAAGCACATGAAAATCGCGCTCCCTCATTAGCGATGCATTGGATAATTGCGTTGGAAGGAATATACCCATCAAGAAGCTAG
- a CDS encoding DegQ family serine endoprotease, which produces MSFRQYVVASAVLVSSLGFSVNSYAALPFFSDKKDEVPSLAPMLEEATPAVVSIAVEGTQTSRQQVPEMFRYFFGAPQEQVQERPFKGLGSGVIIDADKGYVVTNNHVVDNADEITVKLTDGREFTAKKLGSDEQSDIALLKIDSDNLTALPLADSDALRVGDFVVAIGNPFGLSQTVTSGIVSALGRSGLNIGGYEDFIQTDAAINRGNSGGALVSLRGELVGINTAIFGPNGGNVGIGFAIPSNMMKSLVDQIAEYGEVRRGLLGILGSDIDAGLAEAMNADVNIGAFVSEVTPESAADKAGIQAGDIITGINGRNLHSFQELRAKISSMGAGAEVELTVMRKGKKMDLDVVLGDATQSTVTAAQIHPALEGATLTNGTDEAGNAGVVISELANGSPAARIGLKPDDIVMGVNRLRTPSVAEFRDALDKAKGVIALNVKRGNSTLYLLIRQ; this is translated from the coding sequence GTGTCTTTTCGTCAGTATGTCGTGGCGTCTGCAGTATTAGTAAGTTCTCTTGGCTTTAGCGTGAACTCTTATGCGGCATTGCCGTTCTTTTCAGATAAAAAGGATGAGGTGCCCTCTCTAGCCCCAATGCTAGAAGAAGCAACTCCCGCAGTGGTAAGTATTGCCGTTGAGGGAACGCAAACCTCTCGTCAACAAGTGCCGGAGATGTTCAGGTATTTCTTTGGCGCTCCGCAAGAGCAAGTACAAGAACGACCATTTAAAGGTCTTGGCTCGGGTGTAATTATTGATGCAGATAAAGGCTATGTGGTTACCAATAACCATGTTGTAGACAATGCTGATGAAATTACGGTGAAGCTTACCGATGGCCGTGAATTTACCGCAAAAAAACTTGGTTCTGATGAACAAAGTGATATTGCGTTGTTAAAAATCGACTCAGATAACCTTACTGCATTGCCGTTAGCAGATTCAGATGCATTAAGAGTGGGTGATTTTGTGGTAGCTATTGGTAATCCTTTTGGTTTATCACAAACGGTTACCTCGGGTATTGTTAGTGCGCTTGGCCGTTCTGGTTTAAATATTGGTGGTTATGAAGATTTTATTCAAACCGACGCTGCGATTAACCGTGGAAACTCGGGCGGAGCGTTAGTCAGTTTGCGCGGTGAACTCGTCGGCATCAATACGGCTATCTTCGGGCCTAATGGCGGTAACGTGGGGATCGGTTTCGCTATTCCTAGCAATATGATGAAAAGCTTAGTTGATCAAATTGCGGAATATGGTGAAGTTCGTCGCGGCCTTTTAGGTATTTTAGGTAGCGATATAGATGCAGGTCTTGCGGAAGCCATGAACGCCGATGTGAATATTGGCGCGTTTGTTAGCGAAGTAACACCTGAGTCTGCAGCAGATAAAGCAGGTATCCAAGCGGGTGATATTATTACCGGCATTAATGGCAGAAACTTGCATAGCTTCCAAGAACTAAGAGCCAAAATCTCTAGTATGGGTGCGGGTGCTGAAGTTGAACTTACCGTGATGCGCAAAGGTAAGAAGATGGATTTGGATGTGGTACTTGGTGACGCAACACAGTCAACGGTAACGGCAGCCCAAATACATCCGGCACTTGAAGGCGCTACGCTAACCAATGGTACTGATGAAGCAGGTAATGCGGGCGTGGTAATTTCTGAACTGGCTAATGGCAGCCCTGCTGCACGTATTGGCTTGAAGCCTGATGATATTGTGATGGGTGTGAACCGCCTACGCACTCCATCTGTGGCTGAATTTAGAGATGCGTTAGATAAAGCAAAAGGGGTTATTGCCCTAAATGTTAAACGTGGAAACTCTACGCTTTACTTATTGATTCGTCAGTAG
- a CDS encoding phage tail protein, translating to MKTLLQPVLLTSVVLAGIYTSPVRACETEPMLGSLCTFAFNFAPRGWAMADGQILSISQNTAVFALFGTTYGGDGRTSFALPDLRGRGVIAPGQGPGLTNYSWGQSVGAETVALTAAQIPVHTHTASTTIEVNIADDSDSVTTAAILKSATSLGDSATPSATVFAQNVASANAYSTAAPDVALSPDSIAVSLSGSSNATVTTAITPTGAGQPHLNRMPYQTLTWAIALQGLFPSRS from the coding sequence ATGAAAACATTACTTCAACCTGTGTTACTTACCTCGGTAGTACTAGCTGGAATTTACACCTCCCCAGTAAGAGCTTGCGAAACCGAGCCAATGCTAGGCAGCTTGTGCACTTTTGCCTTCAACTTTGCGCCACGAGGCTGGGCAATGGCGGATGGGCAAATTTTATCAATCAGCCAGAATACAGCGGTGTTTGCACTTTTTGGAACGACTTACGGAGGTGATGGTCGTACAAGTTTTGCCCTTCCGGATTTACGCGGTCGGGGGGTTATTGCTCCAGGCCAAGGCCCGGGGCTTACTAATTATAGTTGGGGTCAAAGCGTTGGCGCCGAGACGGTGGCGTTAACCGCCGCCCAAATACCGGTTCACACCCACACAGCATCAACAACCATCGAGGTCAATATTGCAGATGATAGTGACAGTGTTACGACCGCCGCTATACTAAAAAGCGCAACATCTTTAGGCGATTCAGCGACACCTTCCGCAACTGTTTTTGCTCAAAATGTTGCCAGTGCTAACGCCTATTCGACCGCTGCGCCTGATGTTGCGTTATCCCCCGACAGCATCGCAGTGTCGCTATCAGGCAGCTCTAACGCAACAGTGACGACGGCAATTACCCCAACAGGAGCAGGACAGCCACATTTAAACCGAATGCCGTATCAAACCCTCACTTGGGCCATCGCGCTTCAAGGCCTATTCCCCAGTCGCTCATAA